A window of the Molothrus ater isolate BHLD 08-10-18 breed brown headed cowbird chromosome 16, BPBGC_Mater_1.1, whole genome shotgun sequence genome harbors these coding sequences:
- the FOXL3 gene encoding forkhead box L3, which yields MFDNTQYPYNCFNYDGDDYPTCSSDEEKKFTRPAYSYIALIAMAIQQSPSNKVTLSGIYDFIMKKFPYYRSNQRAWQNSIRHNLSLNSCFVKVPRTEGNEKGKGNYWSFAAGCESMLDLFENGNYRRRRRRRNVKKEHKEQRPSRVKSPSSPSISSVDSALSNISSSESKHERIEPGPKLLEPCGFAPNSVTSRQSLSSSSLAKSDSEIKFSIDYILSAPDPLPVLRSQYNMQENKYHLLEAPHINLQFWTM from the exons ATGTTTGACAACACGCAGTACCCCTACAACTGCTTCAATTATGATGGGGATGATTACCCTACCTGTAGTTCTGACGAAGAGAAAAAATTCACCAGACCAGCGTACAG ctACATTGCCTTAATTGCAATGGCCATCCAGCAAAGCCCTTCAAATAAAGTCACCCTCTCTGGCATTTATGACTTTATAATGAAGAAATTTCCTTACTACAGATCAAATCAAAGAGCCTGGCAGAACTCCATCCGACATAACTTATCGCTTAACAGTTGTTTTGTGAAG gtTCCCAGAACAGAAGGGAAtgagaaggggaaaggaaacTATTGGAGCTTTGCAGCAGGATGCGAATCCATGCTGGATCTCTTTGAAAACGGGAATTACAGGAGAAGACGGAGGAGGAGGAACGTGAAAAAGGAGCACAAGGAGCAGAGACCGAGCAGAGTGAAAAGTCCTTCATCCCCCAGTATCTCTTCTGTGGACTCTGCTTTGAGCAACATTTCCTCTTCTGAAAGTAAACATGAAAGAATTGAACCAGGTCCAAAACTTCTGGAGCCTTGTGGGTTTGCTCCAAACAGCGTGaccagcaggcagagcctgagcagtTCCTCCTTAGCAAAATCGGATTCTGAAATCAAATTCAGCATCGATTACATCCTTTCAGCCCCCGACCCTTTGCCTGTCCTGAGGTCTCAGTATAAcatgcaagaaaataaatatcacCTCCTGGAGGCCCCGCATATTAATCTCCAGTTCTGGACAATGTGA